One Vicia villosa cultivar HV-30 ecotype Madison, WI linkage group LG5, Vvil1.0, whole genome shotgun sequence genomic window, TTAAGCGAGGAAATTGTTCTACAAAGGGTATTATTGTAAATTTAACAAAACTTATTTTTCCTCTTGAGTGAATTATTCTTCTTTAGGAAGTGTTTGTTTGGGCTTAGAGTTAAACCCGTCAAAGCTCCTTTTGAGGGATTAGTGTTAAATATTCGTTTGGTTCGTGAGTTCAGCCATTGAGGGAAAACTTTCTTTTTGGGTTCTTGCATATAACCATTGAAAAGTATTCTTCTCAATTCTTGATCTCAAAACGGTGAAAAAACTCAATTGGTTTGATATCATTCTAGTGTAAAATCTCGGTTCAATTCGTGGTCAGCATGGTATAAAACCCCGATTCAGTTTAGAGGGTAGTCAATTCAAACCTCATCACGCCACAATGGGATGCATCGCGTGCGCACGCAGGAAATCCAAAGGCTAAAGGCTtgttttcttctacttttcttCAATATTTTCACCAAGTCTATTTCTTCCTTGTGCTGCATTTTTGCTCATTTCTTCACATTTTGCCTTTGCCCATTATTCTTCTGAATTCAtccaaaaaatttcataaaaatcatgTAATGACGACTATCATCAGATTAATGCGAGAATATTTTTACACTAACGGCAATGACCCGTTTGATCATACATGTCATCGGTTCCACGCCCCTCATGTACCCTTTCTCGTACTAGTCTTTGTTGATTCACCACAGGAGTTTGATACGAGTTCcttggatcatcatcatcaccaaattGCCTAATAAGTTTTTATAATTCTACGTAGTCTTATGCATACATTGACACGCAACCGTAATTGAGTTTGTTGTCCATGTCGTTGTAGTTAGGTTgtgttgtttggattgatgggGTTATTGTTGGGTGGTCTGGTCAATTGAATGACGACATTGGTTTGAATTCTTTATTGGGAAAAGGAATAAATGATCTTGTGGTGTTTTGTGGCCATATGTTTGTTcgatgttttagtgttgtaatATTAGAGTGTTTAAGTTATGGTAGAAAGTGTTGGTGTCATAGATTTATTAGGTGTTTTGGCTATGGTAATAGGATGTGTTGGCGACATATGCTTGTTGGGTGTTTGTGTGCAAGTATTTTGGTAATTTTGTTTGGGGTTAGATGTTGAAGCTTGTATAAGTGGTTTGGCGTGGGTTGCAAAAATACATATCTTCATAGTATGACCCAATTGTAATCAATTTATTCCAATACATATGATTATTAGTTGGTTTAGATTCGGTTGGCATGATTCATTGATGTCGACGATTCCAATGACAACACTCAGCTTTGGCACAATCTTTTCAATCTAATAGCTTTTCCTTAATGGAAAAACATgattatttgaagaaaaaaatttattagaaaacatacttattttaaaaaattatattcataTATTTAGGCCCTTGCTTTAGCAATAAAAATCATGTTTGCTATAAAATAGAGCACGTAATAATGTGCATGCAACAAAGCTAGTTAAATTGGAAACACTTTCTAGTTAAGATTAACAAAAATAATCTTCGTTGATGTAATTATAATATGTGATATTGGTTGCAATTTGTATTCCTCGTTTCCAATTTCATTTCTTATCAATAATCATTAATACAAATATCTGGCTTCAAAAAATACTCCCTGAAGCAGCCGTTCTCATCTTTTACAATCAAGTCTCTCTAACTTTCCTATATCATGGTTCAACTTCTTGTTTAATGGGATAACTAAGATGTACTATCAGGGCCGTCTTTGAAGGCGTGCAAGACGGGGTACCGCACAGGGTCTCAAAATTTTCACACTTAATATGTGactaaatagggcctcataaaatACTTATAATGGTTAAACTATGGTTATATAGGGCCTCTATTTGTTTTTCCATAATTAAACTAAGACTAATCTACACGGGGCCTCCGAAAAAATTGAGACGGCCTTGTGTAGTATAAGTACCAGTTAAAACCATAAGAAAATAAAGTACATGTGGTTAAGTTTCcttgaatatctatttcatttcCAATTACAGAAaattgatcaaaatagtgaaaaaGATCAATAATGCCTACAAATTTAATTCATTTAGTAATAGCATAAGCATTCACTTAACACCATGGCAACACCAAGTTAACAAAACACAGTAGCATGGGAAAAGGAACACAGCCAGAAACTGTTCCTAAGCAAGATCTTAACACAAAGATTATATTAcactatcataataataataataataatagtaataatgaaCACAAAAGCATTCTAAATGCGAGTGTCCCAGAGGGATTCTTGCTGAACTTTACCACTTTTCAGAAGCTTCTCAATCTCCTGCGGAGGGTTCAAACCAAGATTCACCGCGCGCTCCCACCGTGCCAGCCTCGTCATCCCAATACAAGGCCCGTAAACCGTGTTCATGTCAAATTGTCGCAACACCGACTCGCTTTCGCTGTATTCATCTGTAAACCAACAAAGCCAAAATCAGATTACAGAAAAAATAAATCTAAAGGAATGTGATTTGAGTGAATGAGAAAACCCTAGAAATTGAAGGAAATGAAAGAATTAGAACCTTGGAGATCTGGTTTGCCGTTGCAGAAAGTGAGGGCTGGTGGTTGGGCGACATTGGAACCGAAAGTGGCGGCGTGGATTGGAGGTTTCTTGGCATTGGCGGTGGCGGTGTTTGGGTTTTTTCTTTGCTTGTAGAAACCTTTGATATTTGCTGATGACATTTTCTCTCTCTATCCtctttcaaaatttgaattttgaaaaatgcTTGAATGTCTCTAGCTGTCTAAAGAAGCATCCACCTTTAAATCAAAAGATTTAAATAATCCTGTCTTGAAACTCTAAATAACACAAGGTTGgtttatttaatcattttctgTCCTTTAATACTAGTTGGAAAAGATAAACTTATTTTATTAGTACCAATGACAATAGATAAACCTATCATTTTAATTCTACCATACCTATATCCAAACATTTTCAAAATTCACTTAAATTAGTGAGGTAATATGGaaaaatatgttaaaatattataaatatttttatattaatttttatctctataaatatctaaaatttcattttaattcttattaaaaaaaatgacatatttttgttcctacaaaattattatgcacgtaattttagtccctactgttaaaccaatgtgtatttttgaatgattatttgacaaacatgtttagaacgttataaaaaattCTTCCTTAaaaaaagaactcaaaaattattttttaagtcgagatttgcattacttttatcattattttttgaaatttaaaaaattcatatttaattcttctcattttaaaaaattctataattttaaaaaaaaatattttataatattataaacacgtatgaaaaaaattattcaaaaatttaaaattttaaggttaattaaacagttttcaaatttttaaaaaaatagcggggactaaaactatatatatatatatatatatatatatatatatatatatatatatatatatatatatatatatctaaattttttataaaaactaaaatatatcaCTTTTTAATAAtaagaactaaaaataaaatttgagatatttataagagaaaaaaatatacttaacccttcttttttataaacaatttttttagcATCTTGATGTCGCGTGTTATTTCATTCTTTTGAATTCTTCAATTTATCATACATTGtctttttcaaaaaagaaatGCTTCTTTGACACCCATGTGTACACTTACACCGTAATATATACAATAAATATATACCCATCATTTTCTTAAGgaaaattctttggccacctcccaaccttctagctcacctctggtgaaaaacccagaatacccctgacttcggaaatgaacttccgaaatgcaaggaaaaggtgttttcggagatgcatctccgaaagcgttttttttttaaaatttgacttatttcggaaatacacttccgaaaacaccatttcggaagttcatttccgaaatattctgCGTTtttcagattaagcaaaacagccccctcccccaaatcatttaccctaaacttcttccaaactcacaccccaagagatttttgtgcaaaccagttccaagctacctcaaagtctccatctacttgctctattacattcaaaagtcctccaatccaTTCAattggtaag contains:
- the LOC131607718 gene encoding uncharacterized protein LOC131607718, whose amino-acid sequence is MSSANIKGFYKQRKNPNTATANAKKPPIHAATFGSNVAQPPALTFCNGKPDLQDEYSESESVLRQFDMNTVYGPCIGMTRLARWERAVNLGLNPPQEIEKLLKSGKVQQESLWDTRI